Part of the Balaenoptera acutorostrata chromosome 17, mBalAcu1.1, whole genome shotgun sequence genome, GCAAATTGGTCGTGAGCGCATATCCGGGAATGTGAACTTGCAATCTGGGTAGCATAAACTGGGTATCGTGTAAAATTTTGTATTACAAAGGGACACCTGGAGAATAATTTAACGGTTGTTGATTTTTGgctcttgatttttctcttcctcgTCATATTCTCTCCTCGTATGAGGTTCTCCTTGGGAGAAATGCGTGGCAGAAGTGGTAAAAACCAGAGAACGTCGAAGTTTGAGGGCAGCGCAGAAACATAACTTGTTTGTCCATGTGTCCTGCCttttgggtcatttttttttaactttgagatGCTTTAAAAGAGCTTCATTTTATGAACTTGTTGTAGTGTAGAAAAGCTAAGGTCAGAAAAGTTCAGGCTGGCCTGTGGAGCTGCAGGTTCCCAGTTCCCCCAGTTTTTGCTTGCCTCACTGTTTTGAAACTGAATTTAATGGGTATTGTAAATAAGTTAAAGAAACTTGGGCCATGCAGAATATAAACCGTGTTTTCAGTCCCTTTCCCTTGTTGATTTTTCTATGGTAATACATAACCTCACAGCCTTTCATATAGTGTCTGTAGGTAATTGGCAAAACCTGGAGAGATCTCTTCTTCCATCCCATCCCCTCCCAAACCTTTGGTCTTATTCCAAACCTTTCATGCTTACCTTCTATAGCAGTGCTTTTCAAACATGAATATGCACACAGTCACGAATGATCTGGTTTAAATGCAATTTCTGATTGAATGGATCTGGATTGGGGCCTGAGattatgcatttttaacaagcacttTTTGGCACTACTTGTCTGCGGATCCACACTTTTGAGTGAGTAGTGGCAACAGTGTATTAGGACTCCCTTCAAATTCGTAAAACCATTCATGTCTACCTACTTAGTGGACACAAAACTGCTAACTCTGGGTAAGCACAAGCATATGGCATTCCtggttttattgcacttcactttattgcgcATCGTAGATACTGcggggtggttttttgtttgtttgttttttgtttttttttacgaattgaatgtttgtggcaaccctgcattgaatAAGTCTGTAGGTTCCAgtttttcaacagcatttgctcacttcatgtctatGTCACATTTTTGTAATTCTCGagatatttcagactttttctgttatttgttatggtgatctgtgatcttttttttttaatttttatttatttatttatttatggctgtgttgggtcttcgtttctgtgcgagggctttctctagttgtggcgagcggggggccactcttcatcgcggtgcgcgggcctctcactattgtggcctctcttgttgcggagcacaggctccagacgcacaggctccagacgcgcaggctcagtaattgtggctcacgggcccagttgctccgcggcatgtgggatcctcccagaccagggctcgaacccgtgtcccctgcattggcaggcagactctcaaccactgcgccaccagggaagcccccgatctgtgatctttgatgttactactgcgACTCCCAGAAGGTTCAGATGATgggtagtttttaaatttatttatttatttttacaataaagtattttttaatgtatgtacgTTGGTTTTTTTAGACACAATGTTGTTACACACTTAATAGGCTACAGTATAGGGTAAACACAACTTctgtatgcactgggaaaccaaaaaattcctgtgactagctttattgcagtatttgatttattgcagtggtctggaatgaATATGCAGTATCTGAGGTATACCTGTAATATCACTCTCCATCTAGGTTTCAGAGCACCAGAGGGTGATAGAAATGGCTTAAAAGTTGTCATGGGAATTATATAATGTAAAGTGTCTGGTGATAGTAAATGCTAAgtaaatgataattttattttgtactcTACTCTTTTCCACGAGCACAGGTATTTACTGGTTGTCCCATCCCTTGTAAGGGATCCAAGGAAAGATGGTTTGTATTGAATAATGGATATGGTCATGTTTTTAAGAGTAATAACTGGCTTACTGTTTGAAGGCCTTACCAACATTAGAACTAATGAGAGAAGTAACATTTAATCTGTGTCACTTGGTATGGTATTTATTTACCTTCTTTTGGTTCCCAAAGGAAATCTGAAATAGAGTATTATGCCATGTTGGCCAAAACTGGTGTCCATCACTACAGTGGCAATAATATTGAATTGGGCACAGCGTGTGGAAAATACTACAGAGTTTGCACACTTGCTATCATTGATCCAGGTATGCTTTTTAAATCATAAAGTAATGCTTTTCCTTTATAATGTAATACAAGTATTTCTTGCTATACAAATGTCTTTGGTTTCTAAGTTCAGATGTTGAGGATTTGGATATAGCAAGGGATatgctgtaattttattttacagagaatTGATAATGAATGTCAGTACAGAATTacctttttataaatgaaattctttttaCTTTGAGATCATGAGTTTCATTTCATGCAGCACCTAAGAAATGATGACTTTAGGGCCTTGGTAAAAGGTGAAATTATAAAGGGACAGAATAATCAGGTGAAACAGTAGAAAAAAGGAATGTTTACTGGCTGCCTGAGAACAGATGGATAAAATTAAGTTGAGAAAAAGAAGGGCCTACAAAAACATGTCATGTTTTGAACTTAcgaatttttaattaattcataaaaTACTGCGAATATTCTCGCTGTTCTGATTTTGTAATAATCAGGGCAGGCTAAACATTCGCTATATTAAGACCATGCATGTGTCCCCAGACCTAGTTCTTTTCCTAGGTCTGGTTTTATAAATGCTGGTGATAAACCAAGTCTGATTTACATGATGAATCTTATGTAGGAAATGTCTGTGACTCTACGTATCCAATCAACCTTGAGAAATGGTAGCACAGCTAGTGTAATAACTTTTGAAGATAACCATTGCTAATTTGATGATTACCTGTTGACATTAAATGAATTGTAAaattattgtgttttattttctaggtgattctgatatcaTTAGAAGCATGCCAGAACAGACTGGTGAAAAGTAAATCATgcacaatttttctttaataaaactgGCCagagcttcttttaaaaatactgtattcatttcagtcattttttaaaatttctttttgtttcagtataCTTTCCTGAAGCTAGGATTAGAGAGGATGGGGCAGCTAGATATATTGGCAAGACTTCCCAGACATCCCAGTTTCTTCCCCTGTTTTTGTAAAGGGAGCGCACTGAGTTCCTTTCCTGTACTAGATTTTTAAGAGActtaattttcatcattttcagTCTCAggatattgttattttatatttgagtatGTCAGAGGCAGCAAGGTTCAATACTCAGAATCTAACCAGAATTGCAGTGTACAGTCCAGCTTAAATCCACCAAATCTGAGTAGCAaagaggattaagtgaaatatgCTCCTTCCACCCCAAAATTTTCACAGGCTGAGAAAAGTTCTGTTGAACTTTAATGAAGCAAGGTCTTACCGAAGGATGTGCAGTGGTTAGGGTAGAAGAAATGTACTTGGACAACTTAAGACTATTCCTAGATCTTAAATAGTGTTAATTCCACAGTTTTGCAAAGTGTGTTTTATATCATTTTAGTCCTAAAAGATATACTGTGAGGTAGGTTTGGTGTTCAGATTTTGGGGAAACTGCATACTACATCTCCCAAGTATGTCCTATGTAAACCTTTTCCCACTTTTAATAATATCCTTTGGAACATTCAAAGAAATTAACTTGGGGGAAGAATGTTGACTTAGATTTACAGAGCTGAATATTGCTGGTAGGGTACCCTGCACAATTTGTGTTGGGTTCTAAGGTTGCAGAAGTGTCAGAAATGTCTTTTGGTCTTCAGATCAATCAACTTGGGTAGGCAGTTTTTGGTGGTAGAGGAATGAGCCATAGGAGATGTGATTGCCTTCAGTACACTATCCAGGAAGTATTTACTGAACTTGGAGTCAGAAGGCTACCTCTTAATAGTTATGTAACAGCCATGGGTGGGTCAAATTCCTACTTTCACAGGTGAGGGAATTGGTTTCTTTCAAGCTGGATGTTGCATGATTTTAGTTAATATCTGAAGTTAATCAGGTTGTGGGTATAATTTGGAGAGTGGCCATTATTAACTAGAGTTTTCTTACCAGTTCATTTACTCAAGTTTTCTCGATTAGGGAGTACTACTGACATTTTTTGATGGGACAGTTCTTTGTTGTGGAGGATTGTGGATACTGCTTGATATGTCTCATTCCTGGTTTTCCTTCCATGTTATTGTAACAACACCCCCAAGTGTCACCACATTTTCACAGCATCTCTTGGTTAAGAACCACAGTTATAAAATCTTTATCTCTGATAAGAATTCCTTGGTCAGACTACTGCTGATTTCTAATGCTGTTAGTCTGTTTCCATGGTCATTCAAATGTTGGTCTTTTGGTTAAGGAAGTTTGTGTGATTATTACTTACTTGgtcaatttcttctttcaaattGACCTTTCATGCTATttggtgttgtgtttttttttttttttttggctgcgttgggtcttcattgctgtgcacgggctttctctagtgcggcgagcgggggctactcttcgttgtggtgtgcaggcttctcattgtggtggcttctcattgcagaacATGAGCTctacgcgtgggcttcagtagttgtgacacacaggctcagtagttgtggctcacaggctctagaatgcaggctcagtacttgtggtgcacgggcttagttactccgtggcatgtgggatcttccctgaccagggctcaaacctgtgacccctgtgttggcaggcggattcttaaccactgcaccaccagggaagtcccttcgggttatttttggattattttcccCCTCAAGGTTGACTAGTTCCAATTAATTTCTTAAGGTTTGGGTGGTACCCGAAGAATACAATATTGTGACTACCAGTGTACCATTTCTTTGTAAAGGTTCTGTTGCATGACTGGCTGTAGGcattttggaattatggtttttagaaaaataatttatgattTCTAGGGCCTTCTAGGTAGTGTTAATATGCTGTAAGATCATTTGGCTTTTACCTTTTCCTTATATGTGGCTTTTGTGCACTCATCGTTTCAATAGAAAGTTTAAAGTTCAGAGGAAAGGAGTTTAGAACTAGTAGATGGGAAACATACCTCATTCATTCTGGCCTAGGGCAACTGTGATGAAGTGCCATTAAAGTGCTgccagaattggagaaaataaggTCTAAGgtggcattttaaaatacatttttctgattataatgaaagtacagtaagtcccctgcatacGAACGAGTTTCGTTCCGAGAGCGTGTTCCTAAGTCCAGTTtatttgtaagtccaacaaagttagcctaggtacccaactaacacagtcggctatatagtactctactgtaataggtttataatacttttcacacaaataataaaaaataaaacatttttaatcttacagtacagtaccttgaaaagtacagtagtacagtacaacagctggcatacagggcacgttcgcatctttgaaagttcgcaactttgaaagttcgcaacttgaaggtttgtatgtaggggacttacagtAATGCATTTGGCCGGGAAGCTCTAATATGCAAGGATTGCAGGAAATTCCAGTCAATTGGACTTAATCCATACTTAATGCTGAACTACCTGTTTTTAGGCCTAGAGATAGGAAGGTCCCAAAGAAGAGTTTGGATATTGTGGAGTATGTTAATTGCAATCGATATGATATGGAAGCAGGAGCAAAAGGTatatggagaagaaagaaaacttcaggctGGTAGCAAATGCAGTTAGTTGGGCCTTCTAGACGATGCTCATCTAGTTCATAGAAAACagttctctttgatttcttgcaGCTCTTACTTCCAGCTACCCCTTAGACTTGCACTCCCTCTGCTTTCAGTGGCATCTTGTTTCTTTCCCTCTTGCCTCTTCTTGTTGATAGTAGGTCTTGAACATCTTGTATATTTACCATTTATTACCTTTACTACCTCCTACCTATTTGCTTCAAAAGATAATGCAGGAGTGGGAGTCTGCCAAAGTACTTTCCTCAGGTAAGATAAGCAaagaatccattcattcatttaacatacaGTTAAAGTATCATCCTTGTGTGCAATACTCTTGGCTACTGAAGAGTAAAAACATGATATCTAACGTAACATGTAAGTACTGTACATGTTAATCCTTGTGACAATCCAATGAGGtagtactgttttatttttttattgaactatagttgatttacaatattgtgttaacttctactgtatagcaaagtgattcagttaaacatatacatcttttttatattcttttccattacagtttatcacaggatattgaatatagttccctgtgctatacagtaggtgcttgttgtttatccaccctatatataatagtttgcatctgctaaccgcaacctctcactccatccctcccccaccccaccctcccttggcaactacaagtctgttctctgtgagtctgtttctgtttcatagataagttcatttgtgtcatagttaagattccacatttaagtgataacatatggtatttgtcttttctcttcctgacttcacttagtatgataatctaggtccatccgtgttgctgcaaatagcatttcattcttttttacggctgagtagtattccattgtatatatgtaccacatctttatccattcatctgttgatgaacacttaggttgtttccatgtcttggctattgtaaatagtgctgctatgaacataagagtacatgtatctctttgaattattattattattattattattttggctgcaatgggtcattgctgcacgcaggctttctctagttgcggcaagtggggcctactctgcattgtggtgcgcgggcttctcattgcagtggcttctcttgtggagcacaggctctaggtgcacaggctcagtagttgtggcgcacaggcatagttgttctgtggcatgtgggatcttcccaggccagggctcaaacccgtgtcccctgcattggcaggcagactcttagccactgtgccaccagggaagccctgaattatagttttgtttgaatatatgcccaggagtgggattgctggatcatatggcaactcttttttagtttttttgggaacatccatactgttctccatagtagctacaccaatttacattcccacgaacagtgtaggagggttcccttttctccacaccctctccagcatttgttatttgtagactttttaattgtggccattctgaccgttgtGAGGTGGTaggtacttcattgtagttttcatttgcatgtctAAAACAGCAGTGTGGAGCATCtattcatgtgcctgttggccatctgtatgcctttggagaaatgtctgttttggtcttctgcccattttttgattgggtttttttgatattgagttgtatgagctgtttgtatattttggaaattaagcccttgtcagtcatatcatttgcaaatattttcccccagttcatggattgtctctttgttttgtttatggtttcctttgttgtgcaaaagcttgtaagtttgattaggtcttacttgtttatttttgcttttatttctattgccttgggagactgaccatTGGTacagtttatgtcagagaatattttgcctaagttcttttctagaagttttatggtgtcatgtcttatatttaagtctttaagccattttgagtttattgtagTGTAtgatgtgagggtgtgttctaacttcattgatatACATGTGACTGTCCAACATTCCCAGCACCGCTTGCTGAAGAAACTCTTTTccgcattgtatattcttgcctcctttgtcgaagattaattgactataggtttgtgggtttatttctgggctctctatgctgttccattgatccatatgtctgtttttgtgccaataccatgctgttttgattaccgtagctttgtagtactgtctgaagtctgggagggttatgcctcctgctttgttctttttccttaggattgctttggcaattcgggtcttctgtggttccgtataaattttaggattacttgttctagttctgtgaaaaatgtcatggctaatttgatagggatcacattaaatctgtagattgcgttgggtagtatggccattttaacaatattaattcttccagtccaagaacatgggatatttttccatttctttgaatcatcttcagtttcttttattaatgttttatagttctcagcatgtaagtcttttcacctccttggttaggtttattcctgagtattttatttttttggatgtgattTTAGAAGGAActgttttttttactttccttttctgatttttcattgttagtgtaaagaaatgcaaccgatttctgtatgtttgctgtatcctgctactttgctgaattcatttatcagttctggTAGTTTTGTGTGGAggttttagggttttctatatatggtatcctgtcatctgcatatagtggCAATTTTACCTGTTCCCTTCCAATTTGAATacctttatttcatttgtttgattgctgtggctaggacttcctatTACTGTGTTggatagaagtggtgagagtgggcatccttgtcatgttccacattttagcaggaaggctttagcttgtcaccattgagtattatattggctatGAGTTTGTTGTAAAAAGCTTATTATGTTGAGACATATTCTCTCTATATCtcttggtaagagtttttatcatgaatggatgttgaattttatcaaatggtttttctgtatccgttgagatgatcatgtgttttttgtcttttctttcgttgatgtggtgtatcacattgattgatttgtttatgttgaaccatccttgtgaccctgagatgaatccaacttggtccTTGTTTATGTGGTGtcggattcagtttgctaatgttttgttgagaatttttacgtctatattcatcaaagttactaacctgtaattttcttttttggtagtgtctttgtctgattttggtgtcagggttATGGTGggttcatagaatgtctttgggagtgttccctcctgttcagtcttttggaagaagaGTTcaagaaggattggtataagttctttgtatgtttcgtggaattcacctgtgaagctatctggtcctggacttttgtctgtagggaatttttttttttttttaacaggttcTGTTTCattactagtgatcagtctgttcaatttctttctttttttttaaattaattaatttttggttgcattgggtcttcattgcggtgtgcaggctttctgtagttgcagtgaccaatggctattcttcgttgcggtgcatgggcttctcattgcagtgtcttctcttgttgcagagcacaggctctaggtgcgtgggcttcagtagctgtggctcatgggctctagagcacaggctcattagtt contains:
- the RPL30 gene encoding 60S ribosomal protein L30; the protein is MVAAKKTKKSLESINSRLQLVMKSGKYVLGYKQTLKMIRHGKAKLVILANNCPALRKSEIEYYAMLAKTGVHHYSGNNIELGTACGKYYRVCTLAIIDPGDSDIIRSMPEQTGEK